The following are encoded in a window of Chlorocebus sabaeus isolate Y175 chromosome 22, mChlSab1.0.hap1, whole genome shotgun sequence genomic DNA:
- the CLEC3B gene encoding tetranectin: protein MELWGAYLLLCLFSLLTQVTTEPPTQKPKKVVNAKKDVVSTKMFEELKSRLDTLAQEVALLKEQQALQTVCLKGTKVHMKCFLAFTQAKTFHEASEDCISRGGTLGTPQTGSENDALYEYLRQSVGNEAEIWLGLNDMATEGIWVDMTGARIAYKNWETEITAQPDGGKTENCAVLSGAANGKWFDKRCRDQLPYICQFGIV from the exons ATGGAGCTCTGGGGGGCCtacctcctcctctgcctcttctccctcctgACCCAGGTCACCACCGAGCCACCAACCCAGAAGCCCAAGAAGGTTGTAAATGCCAAGAAAG ATGTTGTGAGCACAAAGATGTTTGAGGAGCTCAAGAGCCGTCTGGACACCCTGGCCCAGGAGGTGGCTCTGCTGAAGGAGCAGCAGGCCTTGCAGACGG TCTGCCTAAAGGGGACCAAGGTGCACATGAAATGCTTTCTGGCCTTCACCCAGGCGAAGACCTTCCACGAGGCCAGCGAGGACTGCATCTCGCGCGGGGGCACCCTGGGCACTCCGCAGACTGGCTCGGAGAATGACGCCCTGTACGAGTACCTGCGCCAGAGCGTGGGCAACGAGGCCGAGATCTGGCTGGGCCTCAACGACATGGCGACCGAGGGCATCTGGGTGGACATGACCGGCGCCCGCATCGCCTACAAGAACTGGGAGACCGAGATCACCGCGCAGCCTGACGGCGGCAAGACCGAGAACTGCGCGGTCCTGTCAGGTGCGGCCAACGGCAAGTGGTTCGACAAGCGCTGCCGCGATCAGCTGCCCTACATTTGCCAGTTCGGGATCGTGTAA